Proteins found in one Carassius auratus strain Wakin chromosome 12, ASM336829v1, whole genome shotgun sequence genomic segment:
- the LOC113111458 gene encoding CMRF35-like molecule 5 isoform X1 has product MKIIWTFTLLMIPGVLSSISVTGYSGGGVSITCRYEGKYKNNEKYFCRGEWSVCTDQIRTNTKNKWVDSGSFSLYDDTRAAVFTVTIRDLSEEDSGTYYCAVERSGIDPHTEVNLNVVTAADCCQKSISLSAAAGGSVNISCRYPQSHSADVKFVCRRSGSDLCAEETSVKESRRWSAEGQMQLYDDREQQLLTGIISHVTQQHSAEYWCGVQSDPGHKSFITRVLVSVSGTDDSHTHIHQHNSKSRLAFIQQITVFCVA; this is encoded by the exons ATGAAGATCATCTGGACTTTCACTCTGCTGATGATTCCTG GTGTGTTGAGCTCCATCAGTGTGACAGGATATTCAGGAGGAGGAGTCAGCATCACATGCAGATATGAGGGAAAATATAAGAATAATGAGAAGTATTTTTGTAGAGGAGAGTGGTCAGTGTGCACAGACCAAATCAGGactaatactaaaaataaatgggTTGATTCTGGAAGTTTCTCTCTGTATGACGACACAAGAGCAGCAGTTTTCACTGTGACCATCAGAGATCTGAGTGAAGAGGATTCTGGCACATATTATTGTGCAGTTGAGAGATCAGGAATAGATCCTCACACTGAAGTGAATCTGAATGTTGTAACAG CAGCTGATTGTTGTCAGAAGAGCATCAGTCTCTCCGCTGCTGCAGGAGGATCTGTGAACATCAGCTGCAGatacccacaatcccacagtgctGATGTGAAGTTTGTCTGCAGGAGATCTGGATCTGATCTCTGTGCTGAAGAGACGTCTGTGAAGGAGAGCAGAAGATGGAGCGCTGAGGGACAGATGCAGCTGTATGATGACAGAGAGCAGCAGCTCCTGACGGGAATCATCAGTCATGTGACTCAACAACATTCAGCTGAATACTGGTGTGGAGTTCAGTCTGATCCAGGACACAAGAGCTTCATCACACGAGTCCTCGTCAGCGTTTCTGGTACAGATGACTCTCACACTCATATTCATCAACATAATTCAAAATCACGTCTAGCTTTCATTCAGCAGATCACTGTATTCTGTGTTGCTTGA
- the LOC113111458 gene encoding CMRF35-like molecule 8 isoform X2 — MKIIWTFTLLMIPGVLSSISVTGYSGGGVSITCRYEGKYKNNEKYFCRGEWSVCTDQIRTNTKNKWVDSGSFSLYDDTRAAVFTVTIRDLSEEDSGTYYCAVERSGIDPHTEVNLNVVTADCCQKSISLSAAAGGSVNISCRYPQSHSADVKFVCRRSGSDLCAEETSVKESRRWSAEGQMQLYDDREQQLLTGIISHVTQQHSAEYWCGVQSDPGHKSFITRVLVSVSGTDDSHTHIHQHNSKSRLAFIQQITVFCVA, encoded by the exons ATGAAGATCATCTGGACTTTCACTCTGCTGATGATTCCTG GTGTGTTGAGCTCCATCAGTGTGACAGGATATTCAGGAGGAGGAGTCAGCATCACATGCAGATATGAGGGAAAATATAAGAATAATGAGAAGTATTTTTGTAGAGGAGAGTGGTCAGTGTGCACAGACCAAATCAGGactaatactaaaaataaatgggTTGATTCTGGAAGTTTCTCTCTGTATGACGACACAAGAGCAGCAGTTTTCACTGTGACCATCAGAGATCTGAGTGAAGAGGATTCTGGCACATATTATTGTGCAGTTGAGAGATCAGGAATAGATCCTCACACTGAAGTGAATCTGAATGTTGTAACAG CTGATTGTTGTCAGAAGAGCATCAGTCTCTCCGCTGCTGCAGGAGGATCTGTGAACATCAGCTGCAGatacccacaatcccacagtgctGATGTGAAGTTTGTCTGCAGGAGATCTGGATCTGATCTCTGTGCTGAAGAGACGTCTGTGAAGGAGAGCAGAAGATGGAGCGCTGAGGGACAGATGCAGCTGTATGATGACAGAGAGCAGCAGCTCCTGACGGGAATCATCAGTCATGTGACTCAACAACATTCAGCTGAATACTGGTGTGGAGTTCAGTCTGATCCAGGACACAAGAGCTTCATCACACGAGTCCTCGTCAGCGTTTCTGGTACAGATGACTCTCACACTCATATTCATCAACATAATTCAAAATCACGTCTAGCTTTCATTCAGCAGATCACTGTATTCTGTGTTGCTTGA
- the LOC113111458 gene encoding uncharacterized protein LOC113111458 isoform X3 encodes MIINYKYKTLEENPLINVCKTGVDRCFTLINTDRAAEWTHDGRFSVHDDRSARLLRLFIRELNENDSGEYKITVKVSEDYSFFSEFYLDIRDADCCQKSISLSAAAGGSVNISCRYPQSHSADVKFVCRRSGSDLCAEETSVKESRRWSAEGQMQLYDDREQQLLTGIISHVTQQHSAEYWCGVQSDPGHKSFITRVLVSVSGTDDSHTHIHQHNSKSRLAFIQQITVFCVA; translated from the exons ATGATTATAAACTACAAATATAAGACGCTAGAAGAGAATCCTTtgataaatgtgtgtaaaactgGAGTAGATCGATGTTTTACTCTAATAAACACTGACAGAGCAGCAGAATGGACACATGACGGTCGATTCTCTGTTCATGATGACAGATCTGCTCGTCTCTTACGTCTGTTTATCAGAGAACTGAATGAGAACGATTCTGGAGAATATAAGATTACAGTCAAAGTTTCTGAAGACTACAGTTTCTTCTCTGAGTTTTACCTGGACATCAGAGACG CTGATTGTTGTCAGAAGAGCATCAGTCTCTCCGCTGCTGCAGGAGGATCTGTGAACATCAGCTGCAGatacccacaatcccacagtgctGATGTGAAGTTTGTCTGCAGGAGATCTGGATCTGATCTCTGTGCTGAAGAGACGTCTGTGAAGGAGAGCAGAAGATGGAGCGCTGAGGGACAGATGCAGCTGTATGATGACAGAGAGCAGCAGCTCCTGACGGGAATCATCAGTCATGTGACTCAACAACATTCAGCTGAATACTGGTGTGGAGTTCAGTCTGATCCAGGACACAAGAGCTTCATCACACGAGTCCTCGTCAGCGTTTCTGGTACAGATGACTCTCACACTCATATTCATCAACATAATTCAAAATCACGTCTAGCTTTCATTCAGCAGATCACTGTATTCTGTGTTGCTTGA